A window of Pyxidicoccus xibeiensis contains these coding sequences:
- a CDS encoding DUF5953 family protein has translation MRAVLVQSVTFSSRPGALLARKHRAGFVSLSPCCHAAAWRGAFQSGTDAAAQAIRFPAPARDAELMSRARRTASGGWGVQFTDAPLDLDNPAHLDALLRAYARFPESGGRSAP, from the coding sequence GTGAGGGCCGTCCTCGTACAGTCCGTCACTTTCTCCAGCCGCCCGGGCGCGTTGTTAGCCCGAAAGCACAGGGCAGGGTTTGTCTCCCTCTCCCCTTGTTGCCATGCAGCTGCGTGGCGAGGCGCCTTCCAAAGCGGAACTGACGCTGCCGCTCAAGCCATAAGGTTCCCGGCCCCTGCGCGCGACGCCGAGCTGATGTCACGGGCACGGCGCACGGCATCGGGCGGATGGGGCGTGCAGTTCACGGACGCGCCGCTCGACCTGGACAACCCCGCCCACCTGGACGCGCTCCTACGGGCCTATGCGCGCTTCCCGGAGAGCGGCGGTCGATCAGCACCTTGA
- a CDS encoding DUF2381 family protein has protein sequence MLVLLGGAVPRADAAPRRTPRVRPVTIIGGPADLLPEIRVEVATPTLLFFPTAIAESTLTVDEQPRTVDTAVVPVDGSRIRILDVGKRTILVQPVEDLRPGERHELAVFFTDGREPARAAFALVTDPAEVDARIDVERPKPPDTACPAEAPRLPPRPEDFVLLGYVDKNGVQTDTVEPAADGTGGLRSGPGGAYRGATWLLVDVKISNSAGQQPWTPREATLTGKGGVELRARLVSVGSEQVTPGGSLRVLAVADTPPTSAGEVFTLEVRGSGGRNLEIPRVRFPRRAAEGDR, from the coding sequence GTGCTCGTGCTGCTAGGGGGAGCGGTGCCGCGAGCCGACGCGGCACCGCGTCGCACGCCGCGAGTGCGGCCCGTGACAATCATCGGCGGCCCCGCCGATCTTCTGCCCGAGATCCGCGTCGAGGTGGCAACGCCGACGTTGCTGTTCTTCCCGACGGCCATTGCAGAAAGCACCCTCACAGTTGACGAGCAGCCGCGCACGGTCGACACGGCAGTGGTTCCGGTCGACGGGTCGCGGATTCGGATTCTCGACGTAGGCAAGCGAACGATCCTCGTTCAGCCCGTGGAGGATCTCCGGCCGGGCGAGCGCCACGAACTGGCGGTCTTCTTCACGGACGGGCGCGAACCGGCTCGAGCTGCGTTCGCGCTCGTGACCGACCCGGCCGAAGTGGACGCTCGAATCGACGTGGAGCGGCCCAAGCCGCCCGACACGGCCTGTCCTGCCGAAGCGCCGCGCCTCCCCCCCAGACCGGAAGACTTCGTGCTGCTGGGCTATGTGGACAAGAACGGCGTTCAGACGGACACGGTTGAACCGGCTGCGGACGGCACCGGGGGGCTGCGGTCAGGACCGGGAGGGGCGTATCGCGGGGCCACGTGGCTGCTGGTGGATGTGAAGATTTCGAACTCGGCCGGTCAGCAACCGTGGACGCCGCGCGAGGCGACGTTGACGGGTAAGGGTGGTGTCGAGCTTCGGGCGCGGCTTGTGTCGGTGGGGAGCGAGCAGGTCACCCCCGGCGGGTCGCTTCGGGTGCTCGCGGTTGCTGACACACCACCGACAAGCGCGGGCGAGGTCTTCACTTTGGAAGTTCGTGGCTCAGGTGGCCGTAACCTTGAGATTCCGCGCGTGCGATTCCCGAGGCGTGCAGCGGAAGGCGACCGATGA
- a CDS encoding serine/threonine protein kinase — MTSNLVRLPAGLVIDGWIVLKELGSGGFAVVYLGEKNGQRRALKVARHREASGDEKQTHVRSERELTVLSMLRHPNIVTLRGHGYAEAGNFYLALEYVDGWTLGEWKERKHPTVQEILRVFVKIASALAYMHSRGVLHRDLKLANVLIRKSDGEPVIIDYSCATYTQAEDLTESGLPPGTDRFRAPEQFRFLNEHKDEHRARYAFQVADEIFALGAMLYELLTDPRPTEHRHRTALNNPIDAPPPARKVNARVPEPFSDLVGSILSRDPSKRPVDTEALRRELEELLADPGAEYAAPVHPPSEQRRSEPSEGEAPVPLELTSKPRPRKLRTLAAGAAAVVLAAVVALWRLSGTVPAPTAELHVAARPEPPTVPSVPPKTVSPDMSAPPPIVSGDAGPSPAAVPEEGSTVKTQPPEAPKQARTGRGQKTPPMPDVCKALPLLAALSAGCPGVQVRPEPFECPAGGTEAMTDVLRWRINEQFQVNIDDRHASDARLWFTAGSEVVGVVPKGIAPGRQWEVAPPGTRFLGGKVYLIPERTPAGAPGRVVVKYDRVKVPGKDELPVCFVVDVPVEALKDTAGKTFNGSAGYPVSEWP, encoded by the coding sequence ATGACTTCGAACCTAGTCAGGCTGCCTGCCGGCCTGGTTATTGACGGCTGGATCGTCTTGAAGGAACTCGGCAGTGGTGGTTTTGCAGTCGTCTATCTCGGGGAGAAGAACGGCCAGCGTCGCGCGCTCAAGGTGGCGCGTCACCGTGAGGCCAGCGGAGACGAAAAGCAGACTCATGTTCGCTCAGAGCGCGAATTGACTGTTCTCTCGATGCTGCGGCATCCGAACATCGTCACGCTTCGTGGCCATGGGTACGCGGAAGCAGGCAATTTTTACCTTGCTCTTGAGTACGTGGACGGATGGACGCTTGGGGAGTGGAAGGAACGCAAACACCCCACGGTGCAGGAAATACTGCGTGTCTTCGTCAAGATTGCCTCGGCTTTGGCCTATATGCACAGTCGGGGCGTTCTTCACCGTGACTTGAAGCTGGCCAACGTTCTAATTCGGAAGAGCGACGGCGAACCGGTCATCATTGACTATAGCTGCGCGACCTATACGCAGGCGGAAGACCTGACCGAGAGTGGCCTGCCCCCCGGGACCGACCGCTTCCGAGCGCCAGAGCAATTCCGGTTTCTGAACGAGCACAAAGACGAGCACCGGGCGCGCTATGCCTTCCAGGTGGCCGACGAGATCTTCGCGCTCGGCGCGATGCTCTATGAGCTGCTGACGGATCCGCGACCCACGGAGCACCGCCACCGTACTGCCCTCAACAATCCGATCGACGCGCCTCCCCCGGCAAGGAAGGTGAACGCTCGCGTACCCGAGCCGTTCAGCGACCTCGTCGGGAGCATCCTGTCGCGCGATCCTTCGAAGCGTCCTGTCGATACCGAAGCCCTACGGCGGGAGCTTGAGGAACTTCTGGCGGATCCAGGGGCGGAGTACGCAGCGCCAGTGCATCCACCCTCAGAGCAGCGGCGGTCCGAACCCTCCGAGGGTGAGGCGCCGGTTCCGTTGGAACTGACGAGCAAGCCCCGCCCGCGCAAGCTGAGGACGCTCGCGGCGGGTGCCGCTGCCGTCGTTCTCGCCGCCGTCGTGGCGCTTTGGCGTCTATCCGGAACAGTGCCCGCGCCGACCGCCGAGCTGCACGTCGCTGCGCGCCCTGAGCCCCCTACCGTCCCTTCCGTGCCCCCCAAGACAGTCTCGCCTGATATGTCAGCCCCTCCCCCCATCGTTTCGGGGGACGCAGGTCCGTCACCTGCAGCTGTTCCGGAGGAAGGTTCAACCGTGAAGACCCAGCCACCCGAAGCCCCGAAGCAGGCGCGCACTGGACGCGGCCAGAAGACGCCCCCCATGCCGGACGTGTGCAAGGCGCTTCCGCTTCTCGCCGCTCTTTCGGCGGGTTGTCCCGGCGTCCAGGTCCGCCCCGAACCTTTCGAGTGTCCAGCTGGCGGAACAGAGGCCATGACCGACGTGCTTCGCTGGCGCATCAACGAGCAGTTTCAGGTCAACATCGACGACCGGCACGCAAGCGACGCGCGTCTTTGGTTTACCGCAGGCTCGGAGGTGGTGGGGGTTGTCCCGAAAGGCATTGCCCCCGGTCGGCAGTGGGAGGTCGCTCCCCCGGGAACGCGGTTCCTTGGGGGGAAGGTCTACCTCATTCCCGAGAGGACGCCCGCAGGCGCCCCTGGCCGGGTGGTCGTGAAGTATGACCGCGTGAAGGTTCCTGGAAAGGACGAACTGCCCGTGTGCTTCGTGGTGGATGTTCCGGTCGAAGCGCTGAAGGACACCGCAGGGAAGACGTTCAACGGGAGCGCTGGATATCCCGTTTCTGAGTGGCCTTGA
- a CDS encoding serine/threonine protein kinase has product MPAIEFKLPRGAILFTDDEWAYEFRDDLGEAHHGLRLFLARRRTLEGNHPRGKVLLKAVGRPTVEAGARIKRARAKLEEQVRLATYLKHPGILRVHGLRKVEGTWYVIAEHPSGHSLNNLLTIIAECRRWFSPQFALYVGAQVVSALESAHTAKDERGQPLGIVHRAIDTEHVFVDWDGAVQVADFGLALSDLPGRVASTVRRPQGDAFTSSPEMLLGGRVDARSDLFTLGLVMLELSTGKNLLDAPDGVSDEVKAKLSRRKLARVNRAIKRARLAGCSPATESVIWRAATYTSEDVEAATAKLPQGLRVPLCKLLQRTPSARYQTASELAVDLRGWLGEIYGKSEAAAEVSRAIEEAGEVFFELEIGRPRSAGRPQGENSTA; this is encoded by the coding sequence ATGCCGGCAATCGAGTTCAAGCTGCCCAGAGGGGCGATTCTGTTCACGGATGACGAGTGGGCCTACGAGTTCCGCGACGACTTGGGAGAGGCCCACCACGGGCTGCGCCTCTTCCTCGCGAGGCGCCGCACGCTTGAGGGCAACCACCCCCGGGGAAAGGTGTTGCTTAAGGCGGTAGGCAGGCCGACCGTTGAGGCGGGAGCGCGCATCAAGCGGGCACGGGCGAAGCTGGAGGAGCAAGTACGGCTAGCGACGTACCTCAAGCACCCGGGGATCCTTCGCGTTCACGGTCTGCGCAAGGTCGAAGGAACTTGGTACGTGATCGCCGAGCATCCGTCCGGGCATAGCCTCAACAACCTGCTGACGATCATCGCGGAGTGCCGTCGTTGGTTCTCTCCGCAGTTCGCGTTGTACGTCGGTGCCCAGGTGGTGAGTGCCCTGGAGAGCGCGCACACGGCCAAGGACGAGCGTGGGCAACCGCTCGGCATCGTTCACCGGGCGATCGACACGGAACACGTCTTCGTGGATTGGGACGGAGCGGTTCAGGTGGCCGACTTCGGCCTCGCTCTCTCCGACTTGCCGGGGCGCGTAGCGTCCACCGTGCGCCGCCCGCAGGGGGATGCCTTCACCTCTTCGCCGGAAATGCTCTTGGGCGGTCGTGTGGATGCTCGCTCGGATCTCTTCACGCTCGGGCTCGTCATGTTGGAGCTGTCCACGGGAAAGAACCTGCTTGATGCCCCTGATGGTGTTTCCGACGAGGTCAAGGCGAAGCTGTCGCGACGCAAGCTTGCCCGAGTCAACCGCGCCATTAAACGAGCCCGGCTTGCCGGGTGTAGCCCCGCGACCGAATCAGTCATTTGGCGCGCGGCGACCTACACGTCGGAAGACGTAGAGGCGGCAACGGCGAAGCTCCCCCAGGGGCTGCGCGTGCCGCTGTGCAAGTTGCTGCAACGAACGCCTTCCGCGCGTTACCAGACGGCGAGCGAGCTGGCTGTGGACCTGCGCGGATGGCTCGGGGAGATCTACGGCAAAAGCGAAGCGGCAGCCGAGGTCAGCCGAGCCATCGAAGAGGCGGGCGAGGTCTTTTTCGAGCTGGAAATAGGCCGCCCCCGGAGTGCCGGGCGTCCCCAGGGCGAGAACAGCACGGCTTAG
- a CDS encoding LysR family transcriptional regulator has product MEWELLRTFEAVARLGSLTAASKALGVSQSTISRHLARLEERAGSPLLLRDAPQRLTERGASLLAAVRPMVDAALAAQSALEDTPELSGEVTLTTVGEMVRWELAPRLPEFYRAYPQLRLRILAENRVSSLAAGDADVALRMFRPERGELVARKLFSVSSAFFAASSLELHPGVPWLGLTGSLAGIPEQRYAERAFATRPARLLVEDVESLGFAVKAGLGVALLPRGLAARLDDVVEVAPQRLGVRGGEHLPSRDIWMVVHRAKQHVPRVRALMSWLRGMTPPGGAPDGSAKNRSAPK; this is encoded by the coding sequence ATGGAGTGGGAGCTGTTACGCACATTCGAGGCGGTGGCTCGCCTCGGGAGCCTGACGGCGGCATCGAAGGCCCTGGGCGTGAGCCAGTCGACCATCAGCAGACACCTGGCCCGACTGGAAGAGCGCGCCGGTTCTCCGTTGCTGCTGCGCGACGCCCCGCAGCGGCTGACGGAGCGTGGGGCCTCGTTGCTGGCGGCGGTGCGGCCCATGGTGGATGCCGCGCTGGCGGCGCAATCCGCGCTGGAAGACACGCCGGAGCTCAGCGGTGAGGTCACGCTGACCACCGTTGGCGAGATGGTGCGCTGGGAACTGGCCCCTCGCCTGCCGGAGTTCTACCGGGCCTATCCCCAACTGCGCCTGCGCATCCTGGCGGAAAACCGGGTCAGCAGCCTCGCCGCCGGCGACGCCGACGTGGCGCTCCGGATGTTCCGCCCCGAGCGTGGCGAGCTCGTCGCACGGAAGTTGTTCTCGGTGTCCTCCGCGTTCTTCGCGGCCTCCTCGCTCGAGCTCCACCCCGGGGTTCCCTGGCTGGGCCTGACGGGCTCGCTGGCGGGCATCCCCGAGCAGCGCTACGCCGAACGCGCCTTTGCCACCCGCCCCGCTCGCCTGCTCGTCGAGGATGTCGAATCCCTCGGGTTCGCGGTCAAAGCCGGCCTGGGCGTGGCCCTCCTGCCCAGAGGTCTCGCCGCGCGGCTCGACGACGTCGTGGAGGTGGCGCCGCAGCGGCTCGGCGTGAGGGGCGGTGAGCACCTCCCCTCGCGCGACATCTGGATGGTGGTCCATCGCGCGAAGCAACACGTGCCCAGGGTGCGGGCGTTGATGAGCTGGCTCAGGGGGATGACGCCACCTGGAGGCGCTCCGGATGGGTCCGCCAAGAACCGATCGGCTCCCAAGTAG
- a CDS encoding MBL fold metallo-hydrolase: protein MKISNLLRNTAIATSAILLAACSTPGASVSQNGATTASAQPVTFQQIRNATIKVGYAGTTFLVDPMLAKKGTYPGFEGTYNSHLRNPLVELPMPVSEVVKADAIIVTHTHLDHWDDAAKQSLPKNMPIFAQNEEDAESIRKDGFTDVRVLTEDTVFNGTRLSKTGGQHGDDKLMMTELGKLLGKVSGVVFQRPGHKTVYVAGDTVWNRHVEEAIQKYQPDVVILNAGYARVLGHDGSIIMGKEDLYRAYQSAPKATVIGTHMESVNHATQSREELRGYIAEKGLDPQRVLVPADGQAYSF, encoded by the coding sequence ATGAAAATCTCGAACCTGTTGCGCAACACCGCCATCGCCACCAGCGCCATCCTGCTGGCCGCCTGCAGTACTCCTGGCGCTAGCGTCAGTCAGAATGGTGCGACAACCGCCAGCGCACAGCCCGTCACGTTCCAGCAGATCCGCAACGCCACCATCAAAGTGGGATACGCGGGCACGACCTTCCTTGTCGACCCCATGCTGGCAAAGAAGGGCACCTACCCTGGCTTCGAGGGCACCTACAACAGCCACCTGAGAAACCCGCTGGTGGAGCTACCCATGCCCGTGAGCGAAGTGGTGAAGGCGGATGCGATCATCGTCACCCACACGCACCTGGACCATTGGGATGACGCGGCCAAGCAAAGCCTGCCCAAGAACATGCCGATCTTCGCGCAGAACGAAGAAGATGCCGAGAGCATCCGCAAGGACGGTTTCACGGACGTGCGTGTCCTGACCGAGGACACCGTCTTCAACGGCACGCGCCTGAGCAAGACCGGTGGCCAGCATGGCGATGACAAGCTGATGATGACTGAGCTCGGCAAGCTCCTCGGCAAGGTCTCGGGCGTGGTGTTCCAGCGCCCCGGCCACAAGACCGTGTACGTGGCCGGCGACACCGTATGGAACCGCCATGTGGAAGAGGCGATCCAGAAGTACCAGCCGGATGTAGTCATCCTCAACGCCGGTTATGCGCGCGTGCTCGGCCATGACGGTTCGATCATCATGGGCAAGGAAGACCTCTACCGCGCCTACCAGTCCGCGCCGAAGGCCACGGTGATTGGTACCCACATGGAATCGGTCAACCACGCCACGCAGTCGCGCGAGGAGCTGCGTGGCTACATTGCAGAAAAAGGCCTGGACCCGCAGCGCGTGCTGGTGCCGGCGGATGGCCAGGCGTACAGCTTCTGA
- a CDS encoding SulP family inorganic anion transporter: protein MAQPQKTRPADSWLTRAVPFTSTVRGYRPAWLKRDLVGALTITALLIPEGMAYAELAGLPPTAAFYAAPAGLVLYGLFGSSRQLVVAVSAAVAVLSAATVGALAAVGSPKFVVLTAALALMAGLISLLAGVLRLGRVAQFFSASVLTGFVFGLALIIAIKQVPKLFGLEAGEGNFFERLWFLVTHLGGTHWVTLLVGAGSLLVLLGLERVSERLPAALVVLALSIGVTALLGLDARGVHVVGKVQAGLVPPQLPDVGWRDLLGLLPGACGIALVAFAEAIGPARLLAARHRYEVDANRELVGLGAANLGAGLFQGFSIGCSLSKSAANDAAGARTQVSSILAAGLTLLVALFLTPLFRLLPEATLGAIVVVAVSGMMDVRELRRLYRLRRADFLGAGVALLGVLALDVLPGLLLAVGVSLFLTVYRASVPRLSELGRSPGTLAFSDVRHTPRPLAVPGMLILRPNEGIFFANATSLRDEIIERLRRAPRRVQTVLLDLEVTADLDVPGADMLASLHGELAQRDVTLELARLMSPTRRMLDRTGVTAKVGEAHLHAQVLDAVVDHLTHTSAVTPEEKALLRDGLRRLRGLVHEAGTQLDEKDAADRQRLQELGQHLGRAESELEGPSGAPH from the coding sequence ATGGCACAACCCCAGAAGACGAGGCCCGCGGACTCCTGGCTCACCCGTGCGGTGCCCTTCACCTCCACGGTGCGCGGCTACCGTCCCGCGTGGCTGAAGCGGGACCTGGTGGGCGCGCTCACCATCACGGCCCTCCTCATCCCGGAGGGCATGGCGTACGCGGAGCTGGCGGGCCTGCCACCGACGGCCGCCTTCTACGCGGCCCCCGCGGGGCTGGTGCTGTATGGCCTGTTCGGCAGCTCGCGCCAGCTCGTCGTGGCCGTGTCCGCCGCGGTGGCGGTCCTCTCCGCCGCCACGGTGGGCGCCCTGGCCGCGGTGGGCTCTCCGAAGTTCGTCGTCCTCACCGCGGCGCTGGCGCTGATGGCGGGGCTCATCTCGCTGCTGGCCGGCGTGCTGCGGCTGGGCCGCGTCGCCCAGTTCTTCTCCGCCTCCGTTCTCACGGGCTTCGTCTTCGGCCTGGCGCTCATCATCGCCATCAAACAGGTGCCCAAGCTCTTCGGGCTCGAGGCCGGCGAGGGCAACTTCTTCGAGCGGCTGTGGTTCCTCGTCACGCACCTGGGCGGCACGCACTGGGTCACCCTGCTCGTGGGCGCCGGCAGCCTGCTGGTGCTGCTGGGGCTGGAGCGGGTGTCGGAGCGGCTCCCCGCGGCCCTGGTGGTGCTGGCGCTGTCCATCGGCGTGACGGCCCTGCTGGGGCTGGACGCGCGCGGCGTGCACGTGGTGGGCAAGGTGCAGGCGGGGCTCGTCCCGCCCCAGCTGCCGGACGTGGGCTGGCGGGACTTGCTGGGCCTGCTGCCCGGGGCCTGTGGCATCGCGCTGGTGGCCTTCGCCGAGGCCATTGGCCCCGCGCGCCTGCTGGCGGCCCGCCACCGCTACGAGGTGGACGCCAACCGGGAGCTGGTGGGCCTGGGCGCCGCCAACCTGGGCGCCGGGCTCTTCCAGGGCTTCTCCATCGGCTGCAGCCTGTCCAAGTCCGCCGCCAACGACGCGGCCGGGGCGCGCACGCAGGTGTCCTCCATCCTGGCCGCGGGCCTCACGCTGCTGGTCGCGCTGTTCCTCACCCCCCTCTTCCGCCTGCTGCCCGAGGCCACCCTGGGCGCCATCGTGGTGGTGGCCGTCTCGGGCATGATGGACGTGCGGGAGCTGCGGCGGCTGTACCGGCTGCGGCGGGCCGACTTCCTCGGGGCCGGAGTGGCGCTGCTCGGCGTGCTCGCCCTGGACGTGCTGCCGGGGCTGCTGCTGGCGGTGGGCGTGTCGCTCTTCCTCACGGTGTACCGCGCCAGCGTGCCGCGCCTGAGCGAGCTGGGGCGCAGTCCGGGCACCCTCGCCTTCAGCGACGTGCGGCACACGCCCCGCCCGCTGGCGGTGCCAGGCATGCTCATCCTCCGCCCCAACGAAGGCATCTTCTTCGCCAACGCCACCTCGCTGAGGGACGAAATCATCGAGCGGCTGCGCCGGGCCCCCCGCCGCGTCCAGACCGTGCTGCTGGACCTGGAGGTGACGGCGGACCTGGACGTCCCCGGCGCCGACATGCTGGCCAGCCTGCACGGTGAGCTCGCGCAGCGGGACGTCACCCTGGAGCTGGCCCGGCTCATGTCCCCCACGCGGCGGATGCTGGACCGCACGGGCGTGACGGCGAAGGTGGGCGAGGCCCACCTCCATGCTCAGGTGCTGGACGCGGTGGTGGACCACCTGACCCACACCTCCGCGGTGACGCCGGAGGAGAAGGCGCTCCTGCGCGACGGCCTGCGCCGGCTGCGCGGCTTGGTACACGAAGCCGGCACCCAGCTCGACGAGAAGGACGCTGCGGACCGCCAGCGGCTCCAGGAGCTGGGCCAGCACCTGGGGCGGGCCGAGTCGGAGCTGGAGGGTCCGTCAGGCGCGCCGCACTGA
- a CDS encoding arylsulfatase produces MAKTRQAGTGHGGQGGNGHGPGGNGHGKSGPGRKPNILVIWGDDIGLWNVSAYNQGMMGYRTPNIDRIAREGALLTDCYGQQSCTAGRAAFITGMNPLRTGLTTIGMPGADYGLHDSDPTIAELLKPLGYTCGQFGKNHLGDSNRFLPTLHGFDEFHGNLYHLNAENEPECPDYPKDPAFKQKFGPRGVLHTWATDRDDSTEDPRWGRVGRQRVEDTGPLTAKRMETVDEEFLQSSLAFMERAVADDKPFFIWHNSTRTHVWTFLQEKYRNKTGKGLYADAMTELDDHVGALLAKLDELGIADNTIVVFSTDNGVEKMGWPDGGNAPFRGEKGSTWEGGVRVPCVVRWPGVIQPGSVINDIFAHEDWMPTLVAAAGGPEDLAEQCKKGYAVGSKTFKVYLDGYDQRRLLAGTEPGRRHEFIYVLDTGNLAAIRYDDWKVVFNYQEGEGPDMWFSGKRFNPAWPYLFNLRSDPFEYATNSGLYTRWYGERMFLFVPAQAVVKRFAESLIEYPPSQAPGSLSIGPLKERVKEKMRERQGNGQPTTVGAQIMSLANEVEQFVHRSLQAHS; encoded by the coding sequence ATGGCGAAGACGAGGCAGGCAGGTACCGGACACGGTGGGCAGGGGGGCAATGGCCATGGGCCCGGCGGCAACGGCCATGGCAAGAGCGGGCCTGGGCGCAAGCCAAACATCCTGGTCATCTGGGGCGATGACATCGGCCTCTGGAATGTCAGCGCCTACAACCAGGGGATGATGGGCTACCGCACGCCCAACATCGACCGCATCGCCCGCGAGGGCGCACTGCTGACGGACTGCTACGGGCAGCAGAGCTGCACCGCGGGCCGCGCCGCCTTCATCACCGGAATGAACCCGCTGCGCACCGGCCTGACGACCATCGGCATGCCGGGGGCGGACTACGGCCTCCATGACTCGGACCCCACCATCGCGGAGCTGCTCAAGCCGCTGGGGTACACGTGCGGGCAGTTCGGCAAGAACCACCTGGGCGACTCGAACCGGTTCCTTCCCACGCTCCATGGCTTCGACGAGTTCCACGGCAACCTGTACCACCTGAACGCCGAGAACGAGCCCGAGTGCCCCGACTACCCGAAGGACCCGGCCTTCAAGCAGAAGTTCGGGCCCCGGGGCGTGCTCCACACCTGGGCCACCGACCGCGACGACTCGACCGAGGACCCGCGCTGGGGCCGGGTGGGCCGGCAGCGCGTCGAGGACACCGGCCCCTTGACGGCCAAACGCATGGAGACCGTGGACGAGGAGTTCCTCCAGTCCTCGCTGGCCTTCATGGAGCGCGCGGTGGCGGACGACAAGCCCTTCTTCATCTGGCACAACAGCACGCGCACGCACGTCTGGACGTTCCTGCAGGAGAAGTACCGCAACAAGACGGGCAAGGGCCTGTACGCGGACGCCATGACGGAGCTGGATGACCACGTGGGCGCGCTGCTTGCCAAGCTCGACGAGCTGGGCATCGCCGACAACACCATCGTCGTCTTCTCCACGGACAACGGCGTGGAGAAGATGGGCTGGCCGGACGGCGGCAACGCGCCGTTCCGGGGCGAGAAGGGCTCCACCTGGGAGGGGGGCGTGCGCGTGCCCTGTGTCGTGCGGTGGCCGGGCGTCATCCAGCCGGGCAGTGTCATCAACGACATCTTCGCCCACGAGGACTGGATGCCCACGCTCGTGGCCGCGGCGGGCGGCCCGGAGGACCTCGCCGAGCAGTGCAAGAAGGGCTACGCCGTGGGGAGCAAGACGTTCAAGGTCTACCTGGACGGCTACGACCAGCGCCGGCTGCTGGCGGGCACGGAGCCGGGCCGCCGGCATGAGTTCATCTACGTGCTCGACACCGGCAACCTCGCCGCCATCCGGTACGACGACTGGAAGGTCGTCTTCAACTACCAGGAGGGCGAGGGCCCCGACATGTGGTTCAGCGGCAAGCGCTTCAACCCCGCGTGGCCCTACCTCTTCAACCTGCGCTCGGACCCCTTCGAGTACGCGACGAACTCCGGGCTGTACACCCGCTGGTATGGAGAGCGGATGTTCCTCTTCGTCCCGGCCCAGGCGGTGGTGAAGCGCTTCGCCGAGAGCCTCATCGAATACCCGCCGAGCCAGGCCCCGGGCAGCCTCTCCATCGGCCCCCTCAAGGAGCGGGTGAAGGAGAAGATGCGCGAGCGCCAGGGTAACGGCCAGCCCACCACGGTGGGCGCTCAGATCATGAGCCTGGCCAACGAGGTGGAGCAGTTCGTCCACCGCTCCCTCCAGGCACACTCCTGA
- a CDS encoding IS110 family RNA-guided transposase: MEFIGIDVHKRDSQVCILAEGGEVVLEQRLRTQRERLGELLGKRPKARVLLEASTESEWVARSLEELGHEVVVADPNLAPMYATRSRRVKTDKRDARTLAEACKLGAYRPAHRTSEARRHMRAQLAVREALVRTRTRSIALVGALVRREGLRIGDGKAESFVKRVAVLPLPGWLKAEVAPLLSLMLHLNAQIAFLDGVLERLAHQDEQVERVCTVPQVGPVTACAFVSAVDEPERFSGPHQLEASLGRVPGERSSGEKQRKGPITKTGNHRARGLLIQAALRLLRAKKPETAHLREWAERIAARRGKKTAVVALARRLAGILFAMMRDGTEYPPPKPAELEAAA, encoded by the coding sequence ATGGAGTTCATCGGCATCGACGTGCACAAGCGGGACAGTCAGGTGTGCATCCTGGCGGAGGGGGGCGAGGTGGTACTGGAGCAGCGCCTGCGCACCCAACGGGAGCGGTTGGGGGAGCTGCTGGGCAAGCGCCCCAAGGCGCGGGTGCTGCTGGAGGCATCTACAGAGAGCGAGTGGGTAGCGCGGAGTCTGGAGGAACTCGGCCACGAGGTGGTGGTGGCGGACCCCAACCTTGCGCCCATGTACGCCACGCGAAGCCGTCGGGTGAAGACGGACAAGCGGGACGCCAGGACGTTGGCGGAGGCGTGCAAGCTGGGAGCATACCGGCCGGCGCACCGCACCTCGGAGGCCCGGAGGCACATGAGGGCGCAGCTGGCCGTGCGCGAGGCGCTGGTGCGCACGCGCACCCGCTCCATCGCCCTGGTGGGCGCGCTGGTGCGGCGTGAGGGCCTGCGAATCGGGGACGGGAAGGCGGAGTCCTTCGTCAAGCGGGTGGCAGTCCTGCCGCTGCCCGGGTGGCTGAAGGCGGAAGTGGCCCCGCTGCTGAGCCTCATGCTGCACCTCAACGCGCAGATTGCCTTCCTGGATGGAGTGCTCGAGCGACTGGCCCACCAGGATGAGCAGGTGGAACGGGTGTGCACGGTGCCCCAGGTGGGGCCGGTGACAGCCTGTGCCTTCGTCTCCGCGGTGGATGAGCCAGAGCGTTTCAGCGGGCCGCACCAGCTGGAGGCCTCCCTGGGACGGGTGCCTGGCGAAAGGAGCTCGGGAGAGAAGCAACGCAAGGGGCCCATCACCAAGACGGGAAACCACCGGGCGCGCGGGTTGCTCATCCAGGCGGCACTCCGCCTGCTGCGGGCGAAAAAACCCGAGACAGCCCATCTGCGCGAATGGGCCGAACGCATTGCCGCCAGGCGTGGCAAGAAGACAGCCGTCGTGGCGCTGGCGAGACGGCTGGCCGGAATCCTCTTCGCGATGATGCGCGATGGGACGGAGTACCCACCGCCGAAGCCAGCAGAACTGGAGGCTGCTGCATGA